A genomic region of Streptococcus suis contains the following coding sequences:
- a CDS encoding DUF6556 family protein translates to MNTRKNTNKKTAGLTNFQKYLTFIGSILGIITACITIYTFTAKPATSSTSPSTTISSSSATSPSQSSNGNPLTEEQDSTSSSSETTSSTQTETSSSVESTASSSSTETSATQASETMTETSTNTEVTSGASETTSNQ, encoded by the coding sequence ATGAATACACGTAAGAATACAAATAAAAAAACGGCTGGTTTAACTAATTTTCAAAAATATTTAACCTTTATCGGATCTATTTTAGGGATTATCACTGCCTGCATCACTATCTACACCTTTACAGCAAAACCTGCAACATCCTCAACATCTCCAAGTACTACCATTTCATCATCCAGTGCCACTAGCCCCAGCCAATCATCAAACGGCAATCCGTTAACAGAAGAACAAGATTCAACAAGTTCAAGCTCCGAAACAACATCCTCAACCCAAACCGAGACCAGCTCTTCAGTAGAGTCTACTGCCTCTTCCTCGTCTACAGAAACGTCTGCTACCCAAGCTTCGGAGACAATGACAGAAACCAGCACTAATACAGAGGTAACTAGTGGAGCATCCGAAACGACTTCTAATCAATAG
- a CDS encoding threonine aldolase family protein has translation MLHFENDYNKGAYPALLEALVASNQEGLSGYGTDKYTESAIEKIKVATACPHAQVTFLADGTQTNQIVISSMLASYEGVIVADTGHIAVHEAGAIEFTGHKVLALPHTDGKLVASEVENYISDFYADANHAHMVHPGMVYISHPTEYGTLYSKSELEELSQVCRTHNIPIFLDGARLGYGLAARDTDLDLPTIAELTDVFYIGGTKLGALLGEALVFTKNNQPKNFVSIVKHHGALLAKGRVTGVQFDCLFTDDLYLELGCHAIEMAEQLIQILEEKGFQFYLKSPTNQQFVIVKNEELDRLTEAGIAYGFWEKYDDSHSIIRFATSWSTSQADIDELRNRL, from the coding sequence ATGTTACATTTTGAAAATGACTATAACAAAGGTGCCTATCCTGCCTTGCTAGAAGCCTTAGTTGCAAGCAACCAAGAAGGTTTATCTGGATATGGCACTGATAAATATACTGAATCTGCTATCGAAAAAATTAAAGTGGCAACTGCCTGCCCTCATGCACAAGTTACGTTTTTAGCAGATGGCACTCAGACCAATCAAATTGTCATTTCGTCTATGTTAGCTTCCTATGAAGGAGTCATTGTAGCGGATACTGGTCATATTGCAGTTCATGAAGCGGGGGCAATTGAATTCACAGGCCATAAAGTGTTGGCTTTACCGCATACGGATGGTAAACTTGTCGCAAGTGAAGTTGAGAACTATATTTCCGATTTCTACGCAGATGCTAATCATGCCCATATGGTTCATCCTGGTATGGTCTATATTTCCCATCCAACAGAGTATGGTACACTTTATAGCAAGTCAGAGTTGGAAGAATTATCCCAAGTTTGCCGCACCCATAATATTCCGATTTTTTTAGATGGAGCTCGTTTGGGTTACGGTCTTGCAGCTCGCGATACGGATCTTGATTTGCCAACAATTGCAGAGCTGACCGATGTTTTTTATATCGGAGGGACAAAACTTGGTGCTTTGTTGGGAGAAGCTCTGGTCTTCACCAAGAATAATCAGCCTAAGAATTTCGTATCGATCGTCAAACACCATGGTGCCTTGTTGGCGAAAGGACGAGTGACGGGTGTCCAGTTTGATTGCTTATTTACTGATGACTTGTATCTTGAATTGGGGTGTCATGCTATCGAAATGGCAGAGCAACTGATCCAGATTTTGGAAGAGAAAGGTTTTCAATTCTATCTCAAATCCCCGACCAATCAGCAATTCGTTATTGTTAAGAATGAAGAATTGGATAGATTGACAGAAGCTGGAATTGCCTATGGCTTCTGGGAAAAATACGACGATAGCCACAGTATCATCCGCTTTGCGACCAGCTGGTCAACTAGTCAAGCAGATATTGATGAATTGAGAAATAGATTATAG